One genomic segment of Musa acuminata AAA Group cultivar baxijiao chromosome BXJ3-3, Cavendish_Baxijiao_AAA, whole genome shotgun sequence includes these proteins:
- the LOC103977896 gene encoding uncharacterized protein LOC103977896 gives MRMDRLRQSSERAAVVAIECVAGSSKAEEWCGDMLQTGDVVEEIQIGGSPAVHSPFKGGKSGVQKLLHSAFKRGDTSIEVRVRRCGGAAAELQACIVPHGAAGRRQYALRCIRDPNYAVRFVDRMESECIALQGSRSSRVVCALSTAKLQDGYVPYNWEKKMQEFLPVSNSSCFLSMLILPKALDPLASRYNSLQDTLARANAWLCSSQTSGVPIEFMNVQTEALLTKVSGETASATVNSGSLSDLSNLANASLYGFEDYHGVDIGVVKAVRLWYTPAAGELAVDIRLQEGDTKLGLTISRTEEGFIHISSVDESDNEAASTRSGLGDLFRRARNSSKLLVISRVSNEKVLPWMVSSAGAIRCFDTISLGQKLSLHRHALKPIRIHVLLWEQASAGAVARYNAAPPLCVPLPPSTAELPVHLVVADASKIGLERDTAGDVSFRFNEICLS, from the exons ATGAGAATGGACCGCCTGCGGCAGTCGTCAGAGCGGGCCGCGGTGGTGGCAATCGAGTGCGTGGCGGGAAGCTCCAAGGCGGAGGAGTGGTGCGGGGACATGCTGCAGACCGGGGACGTGGTGGAGGAGATCCAGATCGGAGGATCCCCGGCCGTCCACTCCCCGTTCAAAGGAGGCAAGAGCGGGGTCCAGAAGCTGCTCCACTCAGCCTTCAAGCGCGGGGACACGTCCATCGAGGTCAGGGTCCGGCGTTGCGGCGGCGCAGCGGCGGAACTCCAGGCCTGCATCGTGCCCCACGGCGCAGCAGGGCGGCGCCAGTACGCGTTGCGCTGCATCCGCGACCCCAACTACGCCGTCAGGTTCGTAGACCGCATGGAGAGCGAGTGCATAGCGTTGCAGG GTTCAAGGAGCTCGAGGGTGGTGTGTGCGCTGAGCACTGCCAAGCTTCAGGATGGGTATGTTCCGTACAATTGGGAAAAGAAGATGCAGGAGTTTCTCCCAGTTTCCAACTCAAGCTGCTTCCTCTCGATGCTGATTCTTCCCAAGGCATTGGACCCGCTCGCTTCCCGGTACAACTCCCTGCAAGACACCTTGGCCCGTGCAAATGCTTGGCTCTGCTCCTCTCAGACTTCAGGAGTCCCCATCGAGTTCATGAACGTCCAGACCGAGGCTCTCCTAACCAAG GTATCTGGGGAGACCGCCTCTGCAACCGTGAATAGTGGATCACTATCGGACCTCTCAAATCTCGCAAATGCTAGCCTTTATGGGTTCGAGGACTACCATGGGGTCGACATTGGAGTGGTGAAGGCAGTCCGGCTTTGGTACACCCCAGCCGCTGGGGAACTGGCAGTAGACATTAGGCTTCAAGAAGGTGACACGAAGTTGGGCTTAACGATAAGCCGCACCGAAGAG GGTTTCATCCACATTTCTTCGGTAGATGAAAGTGACAATGAAGCAGCTTCAACACGATCGGGCCTCGGAGATCTGTTCAGACGAGCACGGAACTCGTCCAAGCTGCTAGTGATCTCAAGGGTGTCCAACGAGAAAGTCCTCCCGTGGATGGTGTCTTCGGCAGGAGCCATTCGTTGCTTCGACACCATCTCGCTCGGCCAGAAGCTGTCGTTGCATAGGCATGCGTTGAAGCCCATCCGAATTCATGTTCTGCTGTGGGAGCAGGCATCAGCTGGTGCGGTCGCGCGGTACAACGCGGCGCCGCCACTTTGTGTCCCATTACCTCCATCAACGGCTGAACTGCCGGTGCATCTCGTTGTCGCTGATGCATCTAAGATAGGGCTCGAGAGGGACACTGCAGGCGACGTTTCATTCAGGTTTAATGAAATCTGCTTGTCATAG